In the genome of Pediococcus claussenii ATCC BAA-344, one region contains:
- the polA gene encoding DNA polymerase I produces the protein MTDKRLLLIDGNSIAFRSFFALQNSLSRFTNADGLHTNAIYGFNKMLDIILDNVNPTDALVAFDAGKTTFRTKMYTNYKGGRAKTPSELTEQMPYLRDLLTGYGIKSYELADYEADDIIGTLSLEAEKLGYRVTIVTGDRDLTQLVSDKTTVAVTVKGVTEVEDYTPEHLKEKLGVTPTQVIDLKGLMGDSSDNYPGVTKVGEKTALKLIDQFGSVENLYDHIDDLKQSKMKEHLIEDEDNAFLSKKLATIDRDSPLKIGLDQLEYKGINEEYLIDFYQKMGFKSYLKKFQKSGGLKEVEQTQFQELTKANLDKAMESLGNEVSLYLEMPEKNYHLSSFAGFVIGNDEKWFVSRNVELLKLPTIKDLIENIDVKLNVFDSKRTYVGLNRLEINAQCFNYDVLLQSYLLDTNENSNDLGLLAQQHAYYNVESDADVYGTGAKLSIPDDDQTFFQHLANKGKAIEVLGKALDGELKQNEQDKLYWEIELPLAIVLAKMEISGIRVDSNRLIQMQSEFAERLSEIEGEIYRLAGEEFNINSPKQLGRILFEKMRLPIIKKTKTGYSTAVDVLEKLRGESDIVDDILNYRTISKIQSTYVEGLLKVVHSKDQKIHTTYIQTLTQTGRLSSIEPNLQNIPVRIDEGKKIRQAFVPSKEGWHILSSDYSQIELRVLAHLTGDKNMQEAFIENQDIHASTAVRIFGLKDASEVTPNIRRQAKAVNFGIVYGISDYGLSQNIGISRSDAKKFIETYFQEFPGVKNYVDNIVKVAKEQGYVETISHRRRYLPDINSSNFSQRSFAERTAMNTPIQGSAADIIKIAMIKMQQELESRNLKTKMLLQVHDELIFEVPDEEMNEIKKLVPSVMDSAMKLKVPLKVETSWGNNWYEAK, from the coding sequence CGGAATTAACAGAGCAAATGCCATATTTACGTGATTTGCTAACAGGATACGGAATAAAGTCGTACGAATTGGCTGATTATGAAGCTGATGATATTATTGGAACTTTGTCCTTAGAAGCAGAAAAGCTTGGATATCGTGTCACAATAGTGACGGGTGACCGTGATTTAACTCAGTTAGTCAGTGATAAGACCACAGTGGCTGTTACCGTTAAGGGCGTTACCGAGGTTGAAGATTATACTCCAGAGCATTTGAAAGAAAAGTTAGGTGTGACACCTACGCAAGTGATTGATTTAAAGGGGTTAATGGGAGACAGCTCAGATAATTATCCTGGCGTAACTAAAGTTGGTGAAAAGACCGCCTTAAAGCTGATTGACCAGTTTGGAAGTGTTGAAAATTTATACGACCACATTGATGATCTAAAGCAAAGCAAGATGAAAGAGCACCTTATCGAAGATGAAGATAATGCATTTTTATCAAAAAAATTGGCAACAATTGATCGTGATTCCCCTCTAAAAATTGGATTGGATCAACTTGAATATAAAGGAATTAACGAAGAATACCTAATTGATTTTTATCAAAAAATGGGATTTAAATCCTATTTAAAAAAATTTCAAAAATCTGGTGGGCTGAAAGAAGTAGAGCAAACACAATTTCAAGAGTTAACAAAAGCGAATTTAGATAAGGCAATGGAGAGCTTAGGTAATGAAGTATCTTTGTATTTAGAAATGCCTGAAAAAAATTATCATTTATCAAGTTTTGCGGGTTTTGTAATAGGCAACGATGAAAAGTGGTTTGTTTCCCGGAATGTCGAGTTACTCAAACTTCCAACCATTAAAGATTTGATTGAAAATATTGACGTAAAATTAAATGTTTTTGATAGCAAGCGAACCTATGTGGGCTTGAATAGACTAGAAATTAATGCTCAATGTTTTAATTACGACGTTTTATTACAATCATATTTACTTGATACTAATGAGAATTCTAATGATTTAGGTTTATTAGCTCAACAACATGCTTATTATAATGTGGAATCCGATGCTGACGTGTACGGCACTGGTGCAAAGTTGTCTATTCCAGATGATGATCAAACCTTTTTTCAGCATCTGGCGAATAAGGGTAAAGCAATAGAGGTTTTAGGAAAAGCCTTGGATGGCGAGTTGAAGCAAAATGAGCAGGATAAACTTTATTGGGAAATCGAATTGCCCCTTGCAATAGTTTTGGCAAAAATGGAAATCAGCGGAATTAGAGTAGATTCCAATCGGTTAATCCAAATGCAAAGTGAATTTGCTGAACGATTAAGTGAAATAGAAGGTGAAATTTACCGTTTGGCGGGTGAAGAGTTCAATATAAACTCTCCTAAACAATTAGGACGGATTTTATTCGAAAAAATGCGTTTGCCAATTATCAAGAAAACCAAGACAGGATACTCAACAGCGGTTGATGTTCTTGAAAAACTACGTGGGGAATCTGATATTGTTGATGATATTTTAAACTATCGAACTATTTCAAAGATCCAATCTACCTATGTTGAAGGCCTTTTAAAAGTTGTACATTCGAAAGATCAAAAAATTCACACAACATACATTCAAACTTTAACCCAAACGGGGCGATTATCATCAATTGAACCTAATTTACAGAATATTCCCGTTCGAATTGATGAAGGAAAGAAGATTCGACAAGCTTTCGTACCCTCAAAGGAAGGATGGCACATTTTATCATCCGATTATTCTCAAATTGAGTTGCGTGTGCTGGCACACCTAACCGGTGATAAGAACATGCAGGAAGCCTTTATTGAGAATCAAGACATTCATGCAAGTACTGCCGTTAGAATTTTTGGTTTGAAAGATGCTTCCGAAGTTACACCTAATATTAGAAGGCAAGCCAAAGCTGTAAATTTTGGGATTGTCTATGGTATTAGTGATTATGGTCTTTCTCAGAATATTGGAATTTCACGATCCGATGCTAAAAAATTTATTGAAACTTATTTCCAGGAATTTCCTGGGGTAAAAAATTATGTGGATAATATTGTTAAAGTTGCCAAGGAACAAGGGTATGTAGAGACAATTTCACACCGTAGAAGATATTTACCGGATATAAACTCTAGTAATTTTAGTCAAAGGTCTTTTGCGGAGAGAACTGCAATGAATACACCAATTCAGGGTAGTGCAGCGGATATAATCAAGATTGCGATGATAAAAATGCAACAAGAACTTGAAAGTAGAAACTTAAAAACAAAGATGTTGCTACAAGTTCATGATGAATTGATTTTCGAGGTGCCTGATGAAGAAATGAATGAAATTAAGAAACTTGTACCTAGTGTGATGGATTCAGCAATGAAATTAAAGGTTCCGCTTAAAGTTGAAACATCGTGGGGAAATAATTGGTATGAAGCCAAATAG